The window ATATACTAAAATGGGAATTTCGGTTCCTAAACAACACCCTAACAGCTTTAGAACACTCTTTTGGGCGCTGATTTGTGCGACCAAACAAAATTCATTGATAACATATTCAGTATATAACACACCAAAATACCTTCTAACTGAAATCACTTGACCTTCTAAGAAACCATTATACCATTTGGAATTGCACAATTCATCATGATTGAAAACCAGATTACCGCTATAATTGCCGGCTGCTTTTTGAAGCTCCTTGGCCGAGAAGATTCGAATTGGATTTGAATACTTTCCATTGAAATTGGAAATCAGCTTCTCTAATAACAAGCTCCCGTTCTTCAACATTGattcctccctcttcttcaaCTCCTTGCACTCCTTGTTGCCCATTCTCAGTAATAACTTCCTCTCTTCTTTTCTGTCCACCAATCTTCATTCAACATCCAGTAAATTATCATAAAGAGAGTTCTCCTCTTTCCTCAttgaaataactaaattaaGTGG is drawn from Vitis riparia cultivar Riparia Gloire de Montpellier isolate 1030 chromosome 18, EGFV_Vit.rip_1.0, whole genome shotgun sequence and contains these coding sequences:
- the LOC117907805 gene encoding non-functional pseudokinase ZED1-like; translation: MGNKECKELKKREESMLKNGSLLLEKLISNFNGKYSNPIRIFSAKELQKAAGNYSGNLVFNHDELCNSKWYNGFLEGQVISVRRYFGVLYTEYVINEFCLVAQISAQKSVLKLLGCCLGTEIPILVYEFPANRNLNLLLSWKNRLKIGYEIASVMAYLHTAFPRPIIHRDINPYHFFLDQDCVAKLSSFLFSISLPEGKTMVKDKDFGSLGYLAPELLSSGLYSERTDVF